The following proteins are encoded in a genomic region of Sorangiineae bacterium MSr12523:
- a CDS encoding TIGR03960 family B12-binding radical SAM protein, which produces MKAVAPLDHPYASFVHGVEKPARYLGGEFGAQKKDWSAVRARVCLAFPDLYDIGMSHLGFKILYKILNEDPRTLAERCYTPWIDMQKELRERALPLVSLESAHALCDFDVVGFSLQFELTYTNVLTMLDLGRIPLRSSDRSDRDPLILAGGPTATHPEPMAPFLDAVVIGDGEERTTEVALMWVDLREQGVPRKERLRALAKLEGVYVPSLYETEVDPIGGFAAVIPPKDPELPFPVRRSLVDDLNRFPFPDDGPIGGPEAIFDRMSIEIARGCTEGCRFCQAGMIYRPVRERDPEQIVATALAAVKKSGYDEVSLTSLSTADYSCIAPLIKKVTDKLVPERVSLGVSSLRAYGLEESVLDDIQRVRATGVTFAPEAGSQRMRDVVNKNVTEEQLMATAERIFSRGWTSMKLYFMIGLPTEEESDVREIPRVGGRAREVGRRIKKEMNAGAPSVTVSVSTHVPKPHTPFQWCAIDAPDSVKQKQRWLAEEAKRAKVELKVHGSDGSWVEAIFARGDRKLAAVLERAYRAGARFDSWDDQLDIDAWREALAAEGIDPAQYLGTIPVTARLPWDHIDVGLEEGFLAREYRKALKSRLSPPCGKAAGMFVHHTNLADANQDHRRLVCYDCGVACDLDAMRDQRLDYLTKLGAKEKRVLPIVVAPPPPEPVVAAEPKKPAKGKGPPPRIVQGDARRYRFAYTKIGRSSFLSHLDLIRALPRAFRRCDLSLFYSSGYHPKPDMMFAPALSLGVSSLAEIVDIKLTCDIDPREHLEALTAGSPEGVRFFAAAHLGPKDAAVSRTIEAARYAVCIPRAVLASRGGEAWLHERAAALLASTECRVLRRIEKIGKWVDVRSFLRTLSVDDPIAARAAVDAGFVGDLVPVLVDLDIRPNGTAKIAEVVQALSPDDPLDYVAVRAGLGIFRDGVLVSPVDAVTSVGGFDALDVDVRRANADLIAHA; this is translated from the coding sequence ATGAAGGCCGTAGCCCCGCTGGATCACCCCTATGCCTCCTTCGTTCACGGCGTCGAAAAGCCGGCGCGCTACCTCGGAGGCGAATTCGGTGCGCAGAAGAAAGACTGGAGCGCCGTTCGCGCGCGCGTCTGCCTCGCGTTCCCGGATCTGTACGACATTGGCATGAGCCACCTCGGCTTCAAGATCCTCTACAAGATCTTGAACGAGGATCCGCGCACCCTCGCCGAGCGCTGCTATACGCCCTGGATCGACATGCAGAAGGAGCTGCGCGAGCGCGCGCTGCCGCTGGTGTCGCTGGAGAGTGCGCACGCCCTCTGTGACTTCGACGTGGTCGGCTTCTCGCTGCAGTTCGAGCTGACCTACACCAACGTGCTCACCATGCTCGATCTGGGGCGCATCCCTCTGCGTTCCAGCGATCGCAGCGACCGCGATCCCCTCATTTTGGCGGGCGGCCCCACGGCCACGCACCCCGAGCCGATGGCTCCGTTCCTCGACGCCGTCGTCATTGGCGACGGCGAGGAGCGCACGACGGAGGTCGCCCTCATGTGGGTCGACTTGCGCGAACAAGGCGTGCCGCGCAAGGAGCGGCTGCGCGCGCTGGCGAAGCTCGAAGGCGTGTACGTGCCCAGCCTGTACGAGACCGAGGTGGATCCCATCGGCGGTTTCGCGGCCGTGATTCCGCCGAAGGATCCCGAGCTGCCGTTCCCGGTGCGTCGCTCGCTCGTCGACGACTTGAACCGATTTCCCTTTCCGGACGATGGGCCCATCGGCGGGCCGGAAGCGATCTTCGACCGCATGTCGATCGAGATCGCCCGCGGCTGCACGGAAGGGTGCCGCTTTTGCCAGGCGGGCATGATCTACCGCCCCGTGCGCGAGCGCGATCCCGAGCAGATCGTGGCCACCGCGCTCGCCGCCGTAAAAAAGTCGGGCTATGACGAGGTGAGCCTCACCTCGCTGTCGACCGCGGACTACTCGTGCATTGCGCCGCTGATCAAAAAGGTGACCGACAAGCTGGTGCCCGAGCGCGTGAGCCTTGGTGTCTCGTCGCTTCGCGCGTACGGGCTCGAGGAGTCGGTGCTCGATGACATTCAGCGCGTGCGCGCCACGGGCGTCACCTTCGCGCCGGAGGCGGGCAGCCAGCGTATGCGCGACGTGGTGAACAAGAACGTCACCGAAGAGCAGCTGATGGCCACCGCGGAGCGCATCTTTTCCCGCGGTTGGACCAGCATGAAGCTTTACTTCATGATCGGGCTGCCCACCGAAGAGGAGAGCGATGTGCGCGAGATCCCGCGGGTTGGCGGGCGTGCGCGTGAGGTGGGGCGGCGTATCAAGAAGGAGATGAACGCGGGGGCGCCGTCGGTGACGGTGAGCGTGTCCACGCACGTACCGAAGCCGCACACGCCGTTTCAATGGTGCGCCATCGATGCGCCGGACAGCGTGAAGCAGAAGCAGCGCTGGCTCGCGGAGGAGGCCAAGCGGGCCAAGGTGGAGCTCAAGGTGCACGGCTCCGACGGCTCCTGGGTCGAAGCGATTTTCGCGCGCGGCGATCGCAAGCTCGCCGCGGTGCTCGAGCGCGCCTACCGCGCCGGCGCACGCTTCGATTCGTGGGACGACCAGCTCGACATCGACGCATGGCGCGAGGCCCTCGCCGCCGAGGGCATCGATCCCGCGCAGTACCTGGGCACCATCCCCGTCACGGCGCGCCTGCCTTGGGACCACATCGACGTCGGCCTGGAAGAGGGCTTTCTCGCGCGCGAGTACCGCAAGGCGCTCAAGAGCCGCCTTTCCCCGCCGTGCGGCAAGGCCGCGGGCATGTTCGTGCACCACACGAACCTCGCCGATGCCAACCAGGACCATCGCCGCCTCGTCTGTTACGACTGCGGCGTTGCCTGCGATCTCGACGCCATGCGCGATCAGCGCCTCGACTACCTGACGAAGTTGGGGGCGAAGGAAAAACGGGTGCTGCCGATCGTCGTCGCGCCTCCGCCGCCCGAGCCGGTCGTCGCCGCCGAGCCGAAGAAGCCCGCGAAAGGCAAAGGCCCGCCGCCGCGCATCGTGCAAGGCGATGCCCGCCGCTACCGGTTCGCCTACACGAAAATCGGCAGGAGCAGCTTCCTCTCGCACCTCGACTTGATCCGCGCCCTGCCGCGCGCCTTCCGTCGCTGCGATCTCTCGCTATTTTACTCCTCGGGCTACCACCCCAAGCCGGACATGATGTTCGCCCCCGCGCTTTCGCTCGGTGTTTCGAGCCTCGCGGAGATCGTCGACATCAAGCTCACCTGCGACATCGATCCGCGCGAGCACCTCGAGGCCCTCACGGCCGGCTCGCCCGAGGGCGTTCGCTTCTTCGCGGCCGCGCATCTTGGCCCCAAGGATGCCGCCGTCTCGCGCACCATCGAGGCCGCGCGCTACGCCGTCTGCATCCCGCGCGCGGTGCTCGCATCACGTGGCGGAGAAGCGTGGCTCCACGAGCGCGCCGCCGCGCTGCTCGCCTCCACCGAGTGCCGCGTTCTTCGCCGCATCGAGAAAATCGGCAAGTGGGTCGACGTTCGCTCCTTCCTGCGCACGCTCTCGGTCGACGATCCCATTGCGGCCCGCGCCGCCGTCGATGCCGGCTTCGTCGGCGATCTCGTCCCGGTCCTCGTCGACTTGGACATTCGTCCCAATGGCACCGCCAAAATCGCCGAAGTCGTCCAGGCCCTCTCGCCGGACGACCCGCTCGACTACGTCGCCGTGCGCGCAGGCCTGGGCATCTTCCGTGACGGCGTACTCGTCTCGCCGGTCGATGCCGTGACCTCAGTTGGCGGCTTCGATGCGCTCGACGTGGATGTGCGTCGTGCCAATGCGGATCTCATCGCCCACGCGTAA
- a CDS encoding FHA domain-containing protein: protein MTASSSTHVAVTLSVYRRERLVKTVTLRDPVLRIGTDPRSQLSIDDTTASRTHAVLEVREDGPTLIDLGTNSGTWVNGARVNRCRLRVGDEIRIGTTHIHVERIEAAN, encoded by the coding sequence ATGACGGCGTCCTCTTCTACGCACGTCGCGGTCACGCTCAGCGTCTACCGGCGCGAGCGGTTGGTGAAAACCGTGACGCTTCGCGACCCGGTCTTGCGCATTGGTACCGATCCCCGCAGTCAGTTGAGCATCGACGACACCACGGCGTCGCGCACGCACGCCGTCTTGGAGGTGCGCGAGGACGGGCCTACTTTGATTGATCTCGGCACCAACAGCGGTACGTGGGTGAACGGAGCCCGCGTGAATCGCTGCCGCTTACGCGTGGGCGATGAGATCCGCATTGGCACGACGCACATCCACGTCGAGCGCATCGAAGCCGCCAACTGA
- a CDS encoding YdcF family protein — MTEPAMVVLGCKVVFDGGGKLTGAAGRRANAAAQAWRPPVVVVVSGGRMWNGVVEADALATALVERGVPKEYIVRERCSFHTVDNARFSSVLLARREIREVSLVTCDWHLPRARRIFERQGLAVVREVPAKSPERGVRHRVWRWGRERVAEWLALWSTLALALVLGGCKKSEAPAQQMEASVDAALETPAEFAVLDRAADRRRASEVPPVALGHADVRVRRRAARALARIADEASLPGLLRAVADQDEDVVAWAAYGLGFTCKGHEEAHVNALLTRAGAFPDGGTRATVGVEEADVRIALPRALGKCGGAAAESQLVAWVKARGAWAEGAAQGLGDVASRAGSLPGGAISAASSLNDEAIGALLDAASSVPSALFALGRIKRLPDAFAPRLLEVARASLPNATPERIFTVRALAHAGPAAAGELAKIVRERSFSAAERAEAARGFGLMDAPGREAAGEAIADLGRPLTDPMALMALAGDEFGVLTTLLDALHGEAPKAAEPALKALAALNAPGEVPKVLARRLAVLRCAAAGALAKDAYENELLARCDAKGTPVYEQARLTSLLRKPLAGERKNAWLALTKSENLRVRELALEALEGHPELGDAARTAVMAALRSGKAGLVGTASDAIVAHPERMAGVGPALSEALDVRWGEDLLETRAGLLDAAVALRLERARAVVEAACKEPNAMLRQRASKALAKLGAPACSGPAAEPSLAPELDHLATQPTKVVFETDAGHLSIVFDPTLAPVTATRLVALAQNGFFKEMLVHRVVPGFVAQFGDPGGDGYGGSGRTLRCETSPVPFEPLSVGMALSGRDTGSSQIFVTLSRTPHLDGQYTRVGRAEGDWAAVAQGDVIHDARVER, encoded by the coding sequence GTGACGGAGCCCGCGATGGTCGTCCTTGGTTGCAAGGTCGTTTTCGATGGCGGCGGCAAGCTCACGGGCGCGGCAGGACGCCGCGCAAATGCGGCAGCGCAGGCGTGGAGGCCACCCGTGGTCGTTGTCGTGAGCGGCGGGCGGATGTGGAATGGGGTGGTGGAGGCGGATGCGCTGGCAACAGCGCTGGTCGAACGTGGTGTGCCAAAGGAATACATCGTGCGGGAACGCTGCTCGTTTCATACGGTCGACAATGCGCGCTTTTCCTCCGTGCTCTTGGCGCGGCGAGAAATTCGTGAGGTTTCGCTGGTGACGTGCGACTGGCATCTGCCGCGCGCGCGCCGAATTTTCGAACGCCAGGGGCTCGCCGTCGTGCGCGAAGTGCCGGCGAAGTCGCCCGAGCGGGGCGTGCGCCATCGCGTCTGGCGTTGGGGACGCGAGCGCGTGGCGGAGTGGCTCGCGCTATGGAGCACCCTGGCGCTCGCGTTGGTGCTCGGGGGCTGCAAAAAGAGCGAAGCGCCGGCGCAACAAATGGAGGCTTCGGTCGATGCCGCGTTGGAGACGCCGGCGGAATTTGCCGTGCTCGATCGCGCCGCGGATCGACGGCGCGCGTCCGAGGTGCCGCCGGTGGCGCTCGGTCATGCCGATGTGCGGGTGCGGCGGCGTGCGGCCCGTGCGCTCGCGCGCATCGCCGACGAGGCGAGCCTCCCGGGCTTGCTGCGCGCGGTGGCGGATCAAGACGAGGACGTGGTCGCGTGGGCCGCGTACGGCCTCGGGTTCACGTGCAAGGGGCACGAGGAGGCGCACGTGAACGCGCTGCTGACCCGCGCGGGGGCGTTCCCGGACGGTGGCACGCGTGCGACCGTGGGCGTCGAAGAGGCGGACGTGCGGATCGCGCTTCCGCGGGCGCTCGGGAAGTGCGGCGGGGCGGCGGCGGAATCGCAGCTCGTGGCATGGGTGAAGGCGCGCGGGGCGTGGGCCGAGGGCGCGGCGCAGGGCTTGGGCGATGTGGCGAGTCGCGCGGGATCGCTTCCGGGCGGTGCGATATCGGCGGCATCGTCGTTGAACGACGAGGCCATCGGCGCGCTGCTCGACGCCGCATCGTCAGTGCCCTCGGCGCTATTTGCGCTGGGGCGCATCAAGAGGCTGCCCGATGCGTTCGCGCCGCGGCTGCTGGAGGTGGCGCGCGCCTCGTTGCCGAATGCCACACCGGAGCGGATCTTCACGGTGCGCGCGCTCGCGCACGCCGGCCCTGCGGCGGCGGGCGAGCTCGCGAAGATCGTACGCGAGCGCAGTTTTTCGGCTGCGGAACGCGCCGAGGCCGCGCGTGGTTTCGGTCTGATGGACGCACCGGGCCGGGAGGCCGCGGGCGAGGCCATCGCGGATCTCGGGCGGCCGCTGACGGATCCGATGGCGCTCATGGCGCTCGCGGGCGACGAGTTCGGCGTGCTCACGACGCTGCTGGATGCATTGCATGGCGAGGCGCCCAAGGCCGCGGAGCCCGCGTTGAAGGCGCTCGCCGCGCTGAACGCGCCGGGCGAGGTGCCCAAGGTGCTCGCGCGCAGGCTGGCGGTGCTTCGGTGCGCCGCGGCGGGGGCGCTGGCCAAGGATGCGTACGAGAACGAGCTTCTCGCGCGCTGCGATGCGAAGGGGACGCCGGTGTACGAGCAGGCGCGCCTCACGTCGCTGCTGCGCAAGCCGCTCGCGGGCGAGCGCAAGAATGCGTGGCTGGCCCTGACCAAGAGCGAGAACCTCCGCGTGCGCGAGCTTGCGCTGGAAGCGCTGGAAGGCCACCCCGAGCTGGGTGACGCCGCCCGCACCGCGGTGATGGCCGCCCTTCGCTCCGGCAAGGCGGGCCTCGTGGGCACGGCGTCGGACGCGATCGTGGCGCATCCGGAACGCATGGCGGGGGTGGGCCCCGCGCTATCGGAGGCCCTCGACGTGCGCTGGGGCGAGGATCTCCTGGAAACGCGCGCCGGGCTGCTCGATGCCGCGGTTGCGCTTCGCCTGGAGCGGGCGCGCGCCGTGGTGGAGGCGGCCTGCAAGGAGCCGAATGCGATGTTGCGGCAGCGTGCCTCGAAGGCGCTGGCCAAGCTGGGGGCTCCCGCGTGCTCGGGGCCGGCGGCCGAGCCTTCCCTTGCGCCAGAGCTCGATCATCTGGCCACGCAGCCGACGAAGGTCGTCTTCGAGACGGACGCGGGGCACCTCTCCATCGTGTTCGACCCGACCCTCGCGCCGGTGACCGCGACGCGGCTGGTGGCGTTGGCGCAGAACGGATTTTTCAAGGAGATGCTCGTGCACCGCGTGGTGCCGGGCTTCGTTGCGCAATTCGGCGACCCTGGAGGCGATGGCTACGGCGGATCGGGTCGAACGCTTCGCTGCGAAACATCGCCTGTGCCGTTCGAGCCGCTCTCCGTGGGAATGGCCCTTTCCGGGCGCGATACGGGCTCGAGCCAGATTTTCGTGACGTTGTCGCGCACGCCGCACCTGGATGGGCAGTACACGCGGGTCGGTCGTGCCGAGGGGGACTGGGCGGCGGTGGCCCAAGGTGATGTTATCCACGACGCGCGCGTGGAGCGGTAG
- a CDS encoding S41 family peptidase: MLGGSRRRIGVGLFLAVAAGAIWLGARHPVPAPVNVGVVTFGGPAEVADAGPGAQSPSGLFEQDEGQATSFRVPSGAPSELSCEEARSVVSQVREMLAYRPAPIRAAAFADAVIDWLDPHGLWSAAPDSPVATAIERHGRELLRELEHEHGDCAAAREVGRGLERWVHDLQSEFEAKRQAMTGAEMSIDTAVFEPIADGASPSPKASTFAVLLGERVGAGERLLGTSGATFARAAREHFFPDLNADAWSRVLLAAGVRAYVPLVDPHGGWAPLEEEASIYEFDLDSHPRASLWEKIGRTALGARIESGALPPMRDGDAVLALGGVRTAGLAMEQLQQLAIVVAASHRPTEAIVLRQGDATPQALKLDPEASTETGGGEEMHVGLPAERIPYGDGSIVVVTIREVRDDLGEQLAHTIVRERAQSSPPVGIVLDLRGNGGGSTDGAIHALSAFLPNAPLFPMKRQDGSLEMERAPEPPPSERFEGPVATFVDGNTASAAEMISGALTAYRRGPSVGRPTYGKGCAQEYSDDDARAGVLRLTTLLYALPDGSAVQRVGLTPTLRFPFALLPDEDPSGESEAKLAGSPPTWRGPDVRNRQMVARFEAAKLMTWPSHGGHVGPCKDPDVCRALHVLGGGPPRISAASKPAAR; encoded by the coding sequence ATGCTCGGAGGATCGCGGCGCCGAATAGGGGTGGGACTGTTTTTGGCGGTGGCCGCAGGGGCCATCTGGCTGGGGGCACGCCACCCTGTTCCGGCTCCGGTGAACGTAGGGGTGGTCACTTTCGGGGGCCCGGCAGAAGTTGCGGATGCGGGCCCGGGTGCGCAGAGCCCCAGCGGCCTGTTCGAGCAAGACGAGGGACAGGCGACATCCTTTCGCGTTCCATCCGGCGCACCCTCGGAGCTTTCGTGCGAGGAAGCACGAAGTGTCGTTTCGCAGGTTCGCGAAATGCTCGCGTACCGTCCCGCGCCCATCCGCGCGGCGGCGTTCGCCGATGCCGTGATCGACTGGCTCGATCCGCACGGCCTGTGGAGTGCAGCGCCCGATAGCCCGGTGGCGACGGCCATCGAACGGCATGGCCGGGAACTTTTGCGCGAGCTCGAGCATGAGCACGGGGACTGCGCCGCCGCGCGGGAAGTCGGACGCGGGCTGGAGCGCTGGGTTCACGACCTGCAGAGCGAGTTCGAGGCGAAGCGCCAGGCGATGACCGGCGCAGAAATGTCCATCGATACCGCCGTATTCGAGCCCATTGCCGACGGGGCGAGCCCGTCGCCCAAAGCATCGACGTTCGCGGTGCTGCTCGGGGAGCGGGTAGGAGCAGGTGAGCGCCTGCTCGGAACCAGCGGCGCCACATTTGCGCGGGCTGCCCGCGAGCATTTTTTTCCGGATCTGAACGCCGACGCCTGGTCGCGGGTGCTGCTTGCCGCCGGGGTACGTGCATATGTTCCGCTGGTCGACCCCCACGGCGGATGGGCGCCTCTGGAGGAAGAGGCGAGCATCTACGAGTTCGACCTGGATTCGCACCCGCGGGCTTCGCTGTGGGAGAAGATCGGGCGCACGGCTTTGGGGGCGCGCATCGAGTCGGGCGCGCTCCCGCCGATGCGCGATGGCGATGCCGTGCTTGCGTTGGGCGGGGTGCGCACGGCAGGGCTCGCGATGGAGCAGTTGCAACAACTGGCCATCGTGGTGGCGGCGTCGCACCGTCCGACGGAGGCCATCGTGCTGCGCCAGGGCGATGCGACGCCGCAGGCGCTCAAGCTCGATCCGGAGGCCAGCACCGAAACCGGTGGTGGTGAGGAGATGCACGTCGGCTTGCCGGCCGAGCGCATCCCGTATGGCGACGGATCCATCGTGGTGGTGACCATCCGCGAGGTGCGCGACGACTTGGGCGAGCAACTCGCGCATACGATCGTGCGCGAGCGCGCGCAATCGAGTCCGCCCGTGGGCATCGTGCTCGATTTGCGTGGCAATGGCGGCGGCTCCACCGACGGGGCCATCCACGCGCTGAGCGCATTTTTGCCGAATGCGCCGCTCTTTCCGATGAAGCGGCAAGACGGCAGCCTCGAAATGGAGCGCGCGCCCGAGCCTCCTCCGTCGGAGCGCTTCGAGGGGCCGGTGGCCACGTTCGTCGATGGCAACACGGCCAGCGCCGCCGAGATGATCTCGGGCGCACTGACCGCATACCGGCGCGGGCCGAGCGTGGGGCGCCCGACCTACGGCAAAGGCTGCGCGCAGGAGTACTCCGATGACGATGCGCGCGCGGGCGTGCTTCGTCTGACGACCTTGCTCTATGCGCTGCCCGATGGCTCGGCGGTGCAGCGCGTCGGTCTGACGCCGACGTTGCGCTTTCCCTTCGCGCTTTTGCCCGACGAGGATCCCTCGGGCGAGAGCGAGGCGAAGCTCGCTGGTTCGCCCCCGACGTGGCGAGGCCCCGACGTGCGCAACCGCCAGATGGTCGCACGCTTCGAGGCCGCGAAGCTCATGACCTGGCCCTCGCACGGTGGCCATGTGGGGCCCTGCAAGGATCCCGACGTCTGCCGCGCCCTGCACGTTCTCGGCGGCGGCCCCCCGCGCATCTCCGCGGCCTCCAAGCCCGCCGCGCGTTGA
- a CDS encoding TSUP family transporter, producing MSVLPSIGSPEASIVFLVLAAFFAGVVDSIAGGGGLITLPALLATGLPPHLALATNKGQSSFGVVASFVSFWRRDGIDRDRVPVAFLGSMLGAIAGALLVMAVRPEPLRPLVMTLLVVAAIIVAMPRRMRPQVRAWKNPKAVLAGFALAIGFYDGFFGPGAGSLLIVGFTMLFGDTLTRASGNAKTINLASNLTALTLFAVRGNVIWHIALPMAAASAAGAFVGSRLAMRRGDRFVGAVVFCVVIAIVVKLGSDFVRH from the coding sequence ATGTCCGTTCTCCCAAGTATCGGCTCGCCTGAAGCGAGCATCGTTTTTCTCGTTCTTGCCGCCTTCTTTGCCGGGGTCGTCGACTCCATCGCCGGAGGGGGCGGGCTCATCACCTTACCGGCGCTGCTGGCCACGGGGCTGCCGCCGCATCTGGCACTGGCCACCAACAAGGGCCAGTCGTCGTTCGGGGTGGTGGCGTCGTTCGTCTCCTTTTGGCGGCGCGACGGCATCGATCGCGATCGCGTGCCGGTCGCGTTTCTAGGTTCGATGCTCGGCGCGATCGCGGGCGCGCTCCTGGTGATGGCGGTGCGCCCCGAGCCTCTGCGGCCGCTGGTCATGACGCTCCTGGTGGTGGCCGCCATCATCGTGGCCATGCCGCGGCGCATGCGCCCGCAGGTCCGCGCGTGGAAGAACCCCAAGGCGGTGCTCGCGGGCTTTGCCCTGGCCATCGGCTTCTACGACGGGTTTTTCGGCCCTGGTGCGGGCTCCCTGCTCATCGTGGGCTTCACGATGCTCTTCGGCGACACGCTCACCCGGGCCTCGGGCAACGCCAAGACGATCAACCTGGCGTCGAACCTGACCGCGCTCACCCTCTTCGCGGTGCGCGGCAATGTCATCTGGCACATTGCCCTGCCCATGGCGGCGGCCAGCGCCGCGGGGGCCTTCGTCGGCTCTCGGCTGGCCATGCGACGCGGCGATCGCTTCGTGGGCGCCGTCGTGTTCTGCGTGGTGATTGCCATCGTGGTGAAGCTCGGCTCGGACTTCGTCCGGCACTAG
- a CDS encoding radical SAM protein: MKEDTLVIHEIYASIQGESTFAGLPCTFVRTTGCNLRCTWCDTTQAFYGGTRMARADVLARALATGTDLVELTGGEPLLQPGVFPLMRELCDQGRTVLVETSGEADVARVDPRVHKIMDLKAPGSGESHRNRWSNLEFITERDEIKFVLASRTDYEWMRDIVRSRDLSSRTPKLLASTVFGKLSPRDLVTWVLEDALRVRVQLQMHKYIWAPETQGV, translated from the coding sequence ATGAAGGAAGACACGCTGGTCATTCACGAGATTTACGCGAGCATCCAAGGCGAGAGCACGTTCGCCGGGCTGCCCTGCACCTTCGTGCGCACCACGGGCTGCAACCTTCGCTGCACCTGGTGCGACACCACGCAAGCGTTCTACGGCGGCACCCGCATGGCCCGCGCCGACGTGCTCGCCCGCGCCCTCGCCACCGGCACCGATCTGGTCGAGCTCACCGGCGGCGAGCCTCTGCTGCAGCCGGGCGTCTTTCCACTGATGCGCGAGCTCTGCGATCAGGGCCGCACGGTTCTCGTCGAGACCAGCGGCGAGGCCGACGTCGCACGGGTAGACCCGCGCGTGCACAAGATCATGGACCTCAAAGCCCCCGGCTCCGGCGAATCGCACCGAAACCGCTGGTCCAATCTGGAGTTCATCACGGAGCGCGACGAGATCAAGTTCGTCCTGGCGAGCCGCACCGACTACGAGTGGATGCGCGACATCGTGCGCTCCCGCGATCTTTCATCGCGCACGCCAAAGCTGTTGGCCAGCACCGTCTTCGGCAAACTAAGCCCGCGCGACCTCGTCACGTGGGTCCTCGAAGACGCCCTCCGCGTCCGAGTGCAACTGCAAATGCACAAGTACATCTGGGCCCCGGAGACCCAAGGCGTGTGA
- a CDS encoding sigma-70 family RNA polymerase sigma factor, which yields MSSVFDGASLRAYRESLASVAPLDRETERDLARRWIAGEKRAGEKIVEACLPFVIAIALEYRRWGIPLEDIVQQGNLGLLRAAKKFDPERDVRLATYAAYWIRAEIREYVVRAYRVVRLGTTKAERRALRAYRTQERDPEELARLSGLSPERVEMLMPLLAGREMSLDASGADTTPVVERMAAKGPDPEEAAGAQEVRDRAAGAVRDALRHLNERELLIVKERLMNDDPVTLQRLGEMLGVSKERVRQLEERARGKLRDRLASMREHAQAM from the coding sequence ATGAGCTCCGTGTTCGACGGCGCGTCGTTGCGCGCTTACAGGGAGAGTCTTGCCTCGGTTGCCCCGCTCGATCGTGAGACGGAGCGGGATCTTGCGCGTCGCTGGATTGCGGGCGAGAAGCGTGCGGGGGAGAAGATCGTCGAGGCTTGCCTGCCCTTCGTGATTGCCATTGCCCTTGAATACCGACGGTGGGGAATCCCGCTCGAGGACATCGTTCAACAGGGAAATCTCGGTCTTTTGCGGGCCGCGAAGAAGTTCGACCCCGAGCGCGACGTTCGCCTCGCGACCTATGCGGCGTACTGGATTCGCGCCGAGATTCGCGAGTACGTCGTGCGTGCCTACCGCGTCGTTCGTTTGGGAACGACCAAGGCCGAGCGCCGCGCACTTCGCGCCTACCGCACGCAGGAGCGCGATCCCGAAGAGCTTGCGCGCTTGTCCGGTCTGTCGCCGGAGCGCGTCGAAATGCTCATGCCGCTGCTCGCTGGGCGTGAAATGAGTCTGGACGCCTCGGGCGCCGATACCACGCCGGTGGTGGAGCGCATGGCAGCCAAGGGACCGGATCCCGAAGAAGCTGCAGGCGCGCAAGAGGTTCGCGATCGCGCTGCGGGCGCCGTGCGCGATGCGCTTCGTCATCTGAACGAACGTGAGCTGCTCATCGTAAAGGAGCGGCTGATGAACGACGATCCCGTGACGCTGCAGCGGCTGGGCGAGATGCTCGGCGTGAGCAAAGAGCGCGTTCGTCAGCTGGAAGAGCGCGCCCGCGGCAAGCTTCGCGATCGCCTCGCGAGCATGCGCGAGCACGCGCAAGCGATGTAG
- a CDS encoding MBL fold metallo-hydrolase, translating into MRITFWGVRGSIPTPGPDTVEIGGNTSCLEVRAGKAIVIFDGGTGLRLLGQKLLKEMPITAHIFFSHVHWDHIQGFPFFAPAFVPGNHIHLYGGNNVSRTLEETLAGQMDYPSFPVHLSEMGAKMTFADLYEGQTLEIDSGDGSAFRITTCRGNHPNGVWAYRFEHKGRSAVYATDTEHYSVVDPKLCRLAKDVDVLIYDAMYTPEEYAGTAGTGGPKVGWGHSTIDEAAKLAKAANAKKLVLFHHDPGQSDAAVRDKERRCREWFANTVAAYEGLSIEP; encoded by the coding sequence ATGCGGATCACGTTCTGGGGAGTCCGCGGGAGCATCCCGACGCCCGGTCCCGACACCGTTGAAATCGGGGGCAACACGAGCTGCCTCGAGGTCCGCGCGGGCAAGGCCATCGTCATCTTCGACGGCGGCACGGGGCTGCGGCTTCTTGGGCAAAAGTTGCTCAAAGAGATGCCGATCACGGCCCACATCTTTTTCAGCCACGTGCACTGGGACCACATTCAAGGCTTTCCGTTCTTCGCGCCGGCGTTCGTACCAGGCAATCACATTCACCTCTACGGCGGAAACAACGTCTCGCGCACCCTCGAAGAGACGCTCGCCGGCCAGATGGACTACCCGAGCTTCCCCGTCCACCTTTCGGAGATGGGCGCGAAGATGACCTTCGCGGATCTTTACGAGGGGCAGACCCTGGAAATCGACTCCGGCGACGGCAGTGCGTTTCGCATCACGACCTGCCGGGGCAACCACCCCAACGGGGTTTGGGCCTACCGCTTCGAGCACAAGGGCCGCTCCGCCGTCTACGCCACGGATACCGAACACTATTCGGTGGTGGACCCCAAGCTTTGCAGGCTCGCAAAAGACGTTGACGTCCTCATCTACGACGCGATGTACACGCCGGAAGAGTACGCTGGGACGGCAGGCACAGGCGGACCCAAGGTGGGTTGGGGTCACAGCACGATAGATGAGGCAGCCAAGCTGGCGAAGGCGGCGAACGCGAAGAAATTGGTGCTCTTTCATCACGATCCCGGTCAGAGCGACGCGGCGGTCCGCGACAAAGAGCGGCGATGCCGCGAGTGGTTCGCCAATACGGTGGCGGCCTACGAAGGCCTTTCCATCGAACCGTAG